A part of Myxococcus landrumus genomic DNA contains:
- a CDS encoding CARDB domain-containing protein: MKSREWMAPATGWWVLGMLAAGSIGCSGGEKPSGEPAPETASSALIPGPDLVITGMEVPPSLRMGAYATPATASVKVCNQGMDPSPSTRAQLYVSMDVMLTPMFPGPVTDQAPLGFVEVPPLAPGQCATRSNTLSAALPPDALGMAGGYYVGAIIDEQASVPESREDNNTFVHGLVGIGDGADLVVTAIKIPESLRVNGPGSSSVPATVTVCNQGTMAIPSTSVNLYSSMDDVLTPAGPGPGPGYPQATDQAFLGSVPLSWLDPGQCRSLTTSIWPMLPPDAQGLSGAYYVGAIIDEQGSVPELREDNNIFVKGLVGMGQRPDLVISELKVPDSLRLNGPGGSSSVTVKVCNQGTDPSPSSRARLYVSMDKVLTPMPPGPGPQVTDQVLVADIPVSDLSAGQCRVVTESIWPMLPPDAQGMSGAYYVGAIVDEQNWVQELREDNNTFVTGLVGMGQGPDLVVTDLVMPESFRANTGATQTPASVTVCNRGTEPAPMSRVQLYVSMDAELTPMVPGPSYPPTDQSPLGMVDMPNLSPGQCATRSTNVWPVLPPDATTPNGAYYVGAIVDEPRMVTELREDNNTFVKGLVGIGLGPDLVVTAMQTPPSLAMNGPGAAQTSATVTVCNQGTEPSSSANVSLYVSMDAVLTPMGPGQGFPVTDQSFLQSFPAPGLQPKQCKTLSTTFWPVIPAEAQGVEGAYYLAAIVDEQKAVPELREDNNIFVKGLVGIGQKPDLVIAEVKVAESLRTSGPGGSSRVTVKVCNQGFLPSAPTQVGLYVSMDKELTPMSPYPGYMASDQAFIRDIAVSGLVPGYCKSFTESFWGMLPPDAQGRSGAYYVGAIVDEQRSVPELREDNNTFVTGPIGVGQGPDLVITNIVMPDSYTTSAPPTRKATVTVCNRGTEPSPQARADLFVSTEAVLPSMQPPPSYPLTNLAPLGFVDAPSLAPGQCTTRSTTFWPSLPPDSQGMKGGYYVGGIVDGAALVQELREDNNAFVMGKVAVGDGPDLVVNGMSIPASALSGQSFAFTVRACNLGTMPSPPTQAQMYISMDAELTLMSSGPGPAALDQTPVGQLPVPSLGTGQCLTLSGSAPAVLPPDGMSGGVFYVGVSIDEPASVLELREDNNVYVQKTMGIGARPDLVIKEVLAPASAMPNQSIPLGVRVCNQGTQSSPATQARFYLSVDDELSFVMPPGSPMPDQAFLAQVSVPSLQVGACLLLSTSGPVTLPLDAQGDGRYFLGAIVDESLSVNELREDNNTFAKTVLGVGAKPDLVVTEMSGPTTIRKGGFITTTIKVCNQGTQPNSDTTVKLYVSMDLELAPEGLPPSPDQLTLAEVSVGSLVPGACTTRGWSLPAQLPPDAMDQVGDFYVGVSLDPYQLVGELREDNNTRFTGLLVTP; encoded by the coding sequence ATGAAGAGTCGAGAGTGGATGGCACCCGCCACGGGCTGGTGGGTCCTGGGGATGTTGGCCGCGGGGAGTATCGGCTGTTCGGGAGGGGAGAAACCCTCCGGTGAGCCGGCCCCCGAAACGGCGTCGAGCGCGTTGATTCCGGGGCCTGACCTGGTCATCACCGGGATGGAGGTTCCGCCGAGCCTTCGCATGGGCGCCTACGCAACACCTGCGACGGCGTCGGTGAAGGTCTGCAACCAGGGGATGGACCCCAGCCCCTCGACGCGCGCGCAGCTCTACGTGTCGATGGATGTGATGTTGACGCCGATGTTCCCCGGGCCGGTGACGGACCAGGCTCCGCTGGGGTTCGTGGAGGTGCCCCCACTGGCGCCGGGGCAGTGCGCGACCAGGTCCAACACCCTCTCCGCCGCGCTCCCGCCAGACGCGCTGGGCATGGCGGGTGGGTACTACGTGGGCGCCATCATCGACGAGCAGGCGTCGGTGCCGGAGTCGCGCGAGGACAACAACACCTTCGTGCACGGCCTGGTGGGGATTGGGGATGGCGCGGACCTGGTTGTCACGGCCATCAAGATTCCGGAGAGCCTTCGCGTGAATGGGCCGGGGTCGTCCTCGGTGCCCGCGACGGTGACGGTGTGCAACCAGGGCACGATGGCGATTCCGTCCACCTCCGTGAATCTCTATTCGTCGATGGACGACGTGCTGACGCCTGCGGGGCCGGGCCCGGGCCCTGGTTATCCGCAGGCGACGGACCAGGCCTTCCTGGGCTCGGTGCCCCTGTCGTGGCTGGACCCCGGGCAGTGCAGGTCGCTCACCACGTCCATCTGGCCCATGCTCCCGCCGGACGCGCAGGGGTTGAGTGGCGCGTACTACGTGGGCGCCATCATCGATGAGCAGGGCTCGGTGCCGGAGTTGCGCGAGGACAACAACATCTTCGTGAAGGGCCTGGTGGGAATGGGCCAGCGGCCGGACCTGGTCATCTCGGAGTTGAAGGTGCCGGACAGCCTGAGGCTGAATGGCCCGGGCGGTTCTTCATCCGTGACGGTGAAGGTGTGCAACCAGGGGACGGACCCGAGCCCCTCGTCGCGTGCGCGCCTGTATGTGTCGATGGACAAGGTGCTGACGCCGATGCCTCCTGGTCCCGGCCCCCAGGTCACGGACCAGGTGCTCGTGGCGGACATCCCCGTCTCGGACCTCTCCGCCGGGCAGTGCAGGGTGGTCACCGAGTCCATCTGGCCCATGTTGCCTCCGGACGCGCAGGGGATGAGTGGCGCGTACTACGTGGGCGCCATCGTCGATGAGCAGAACTGGGTGCAGGAGTTGCGCGAGGACAACAACACCTTTGTAACCGGGCTGGTGGGGATGGGGCAGGGGCCGGACCTGGTGGTGACGGACCTGGTCATGCCGGAGAGCTTCCGCGCCAACACGGGGGCCACGCAGACGCCCGCGTCGGTGACGGTGTGCAACCGGGGCACGGAGCCAGCCCCCATGTCGCGGGTGCAGTTGTATGTGTCGATGGACGCGGAGCTGACGCCCATGGTGCCGGGCCCCAGCTATCCGCCGACGGACCAGTCTCCCCTGGGGATGGTCGACATGCCCAACCTGTCTCCGGGGCAGTGCGCGACCCGGAGCACGAATGTCTGGCCCGTGCTTCCGCCGGATGCGACGACGCCGAATGGCGCGTACTACGTGGGCGCCATCGTCGACGAGCCGCGGATGGTGACGGAGCTGCGCGAGGACAACAACACCTTCGTGAAGGGGTTGGTGGGCATCGGGCTGGGGCCGGACCTGGTCGTCACGGCGATGCAGACGCCCCCGAGCCTGGCCATGAATGGCCCCGGTGCGGCCCAGACGTCCGCGACGGTGACGGTGTGCAACCAGGGCACGGAGCCGAGCAGCTCGGCCAACGTGAGCCTGTATGTGTCGATGGACGCGGTGCTGACGCCGATGGGGCCGGGGCAGGGTTTCCCGGTGACGGACCAGAGCTTCCTGCAGTCGTTCCCCGCTCCGGGGCTCCAGCCGAAGCAATGCAAGACGCTCTCGACGACCTTCTGGCCCGTGATTCCGGCGGAAGCACAAGGCGTGGAGGGGGCGTACTACCTGGCGGCCATCGTCGATGAGCAGAAGGCCGTGCCGGAGCTGCGCGAGGACAACAACATCTTCGTGAAGGGGCTGGTGGGCATTGGCCAGAAGCCAGACCTGGTCATCGCGGAGGTGAAGGTCGCGGAGAGCCTGCGGACGAGCGGCCCGGGTGGTTCTTCCCGCGTGACGGTGAAGGTGTGCAACCAGGGCTTCCTGCCGAGCGCCCCGACGCAGGTGGGGTTGTACGTGTCGATGGACAAGGAGTTGACGCCGATGTCGCCGTACCCTGGCTACATGGCGTCGGACCAGGCCTTCATCCGGGACATCGCCGTGTCCGGCCTCGTCCCGGGGTACTGCAAGTCCTTCACGGAGTCCTTCTGGGGAATGCTGCCTCCTGACGCGCAGGGGCGCAGTGGCGCGTACTACGTGGGCGCCATCGTCGATGAGCAGCGGTCCGTGCCGGAGCTGCGCGAGGACAACAACACCTTCGTGACGGGGCCGATAGGCGTGGGCCAGGGGCCGGACCTGGTCATCACGAACATCGTCATGCCAGACAGCTACACGACGAGCGCGCCGCCCACGCGGAAGGCGACGGTGACGGTGTGCAACCGGGGCACGGAGCCCTCTCCTCAGGCCCGTGCGGACCTGTTTGTGTCGACGGAGGCCGTGTTGCCGTCGATGCAGCCACCGCCGAGCTACCCTTTGACGAACCTGGCTCCTCTGGGATTCGTGGATGCTCCCAGCCTGGCCCCGGGGCAGTGCACCACACGGTCCACGACCTTCTGGCCCTCGCTCCCGCCGGACTCGCAGGGAATGAAGGGGGGGTACTACGTGGGGGGCATCGTCGATGGTGCGGCCCTGGTGCAGGAGTTGCGTGAGGACAACAACGCCTTCGTGATGGGGAAGGTGGCCGTGGGGGATGGCCCGGACCTGGTCGTCAACGGGATGAGCATCCCTGCGAGCGCGTTGTCGGGACAGTCGTTCGCGTTCACCGTGAGGGCTTGCAACCTGGGGACGATGCCGAGCCCTCCGACGCAAGCCCAGATGTACATCTCCATGGATGCCGAGTTGACGCTGATGTCGTCCGGCCCGGGGCCCGCCGCGCTGGACCAGACGCCCGTGGGACAGCTCCCGGTGCCGTCGCTGGGCACGGGGCAGTGTTTGACGCTCTCGGGTTCGGCTCCCGCCGTGTTGCCGCCGGACGGGATGAGCGGAGGCGTGTTCTACGTCGGGGTCTCCATCGACGAGCCGGCCTCGGTGCTCGAGCTGCGCGAGGACAACAACGTCTACGTGCAGAAGACGATGGGCATTGGCGCCAGGCCGGACCTGGTCATCAAGGAGGTGCTCGCGCCCGCGAGCGCGATGCCGAACCAGTCCATCCCCCTCGGTGTTCGTGTGTGCAACCAGGGCACGCAGTCCAGCCCCGCGACCCAGGCCCGCTTCTACCTGTCGGTGGATGACGAGCTGTCGTTCGTGATGCCTCCCGGGTCCCCGATGCCCGACCAGGCCTTCCTGGCGCAGGTGTCCGTCCCGTCGCTCCAGGTGGGGGCGTGCCTCTTGCTCTCGACGTCGGGGCCCGTGACGCTTCCTCTGGATGCCCAGGGAGATGGGCGCTACTTCCTGGGAGCCATCGTCGATGAGTCCTTGTCAGTGAACGAGCTGCGCGAGGACAACAACACCTTCGCGAAGACGGTCCTCGGCGTGGGGGCGAAGCCGGACCTGGTCGTCACGGAGATGTCCGGCCCCACCACCATTCGCAAGGGGGGCTTCATCACCACCACCATCAAGGTGTGCAATCAGGGCACGCAGCCGAACTCCGACACCACCGTGAAGCTCTACGTCTCCATGGACCTCGAGCTCGCCCCGGAAGGGCTGCCGCCCAGTCCGGACCAGCTCACGCTGGCGGAGGTGTCCGTCGGCTCCCTGGTGCCAGGAGCCTGCACCACCCGAGGGTGGAGCCTCCCGGCCCAGTTGCCGCCGGATGCGATGGACCAGGTGGGCGACTTCTACGTGGGCGTGTCCCTGGACCCCTACCAGTTGGTGGGGGAGCTGCGGGAGGACAACAACACCCGCTTCACCGGGCTCCTCGTGACGCCGTAG
- a CDS encoding polysaccharide deacetylase family protein, producing MTSRYLRGIAALSLMMVSLSASAAQPFEQGMVTITLDDGWATQFTKARPQLNSRGIRATYALITQALAQGWGGYMSTSQVQTLISEGNGIASHSLTHPDLTTLTDPQLVSELSDSRAWLQTQFNLPAVPDFVIPYGRYDARVLANIRQHYASSRTVNAGRNFRDTIVYELRGNDVARTVPVSTVRGWIDRAVAEKSWLILVFHEFLDGTPTRDTQYRTQDFAAILNHIQLRGARTVTLSQGLAMMDGRTEPEPASALSVYSDSLDNGFADWSWAEHSLEETGIVHQGFASIRFTPDTWSGLLLHHSGVDLSQYQAVELWVHGGATGGQLVRAVLHDGTDMLGTVRLDEALGGPLVAGEWRKVTLSLDAMGATSGTLRDLYFQDDSGTLQADLYLDDITLIPR from the coding sequence GTGACATCAAGGTATCTGAGAGGAATTGCCGCGTTATCACTGATGATGGTGAGCCTGTCCGCCTCCGCGGCGCAGCCGTTCGAACAAGGCATGGTCACCATCACCCTGGATGACGGCTGGGCCACCCAGTTCACGAAAGCGCGTCCCCAGCTCAACTCCAGAGGGATTCGCGCGACCTATGCGCTCATCACCCAGGCCCTCGCGCAAGGCTGGGGCGGTTACATGAGCACGTCCCAGGTCCAGACGCTGATTTCCGAGGGCAATGGCATCGCCAGCCATTCGCTCACCCATCCGGACCTCACCACGCTCACGGACCCTCAGCTCGTCTCCGAGCTGAGCGACTCGCGCGCCTGGCTGCAAACCCAGTTCAACCTGCCCGCGGTCCCCGACTTCGTCATTCCCTATGGGCGCTATGACGCCCGCGTGCTCGCGAACATCCGGCAGCACTACGCCAGCAGCCGCACGGTGAATGCTGGACGCAACTTCCGCGACACCATCGTCTATGAACTGCGCGGCAATGACGTGGCTCGCACCGTCCCCGTCAGCACGGTGCGCGGATGGATTGACCGCGCGGTCGCGGAGAAGAGCTGGCTCATCCTCGTCTTCCACGAGTTCTTGGACGGCACGCCCACGCGCGACACGCAGTACCGCACGCAAGACTTCGCGGCCATCCTCAATCACATCCAACTGCGCGGCGCGCGCACGGTGACGCTGTCCCAGGGTCTGGCGATGATGGACGGGCGCACCGAGCCGGAACCCGCCTCCGCGCTCTCCGTCTACTCGGACTCGCTCGACAACGGCTTCGCGGATTGGAGCTGGGCGGAGCATTCGCTCGAGGAGACGGGCATCGTCCACCAGGGCTTCGCGTCCATCCGCTTCACGCCGGACACCTGGTCGGGCCTGCTCCTGCATCACTCGGGCGTGGACCTGTCGCAGTACCAGGCGGTCGAGCTGTGGGTTCATGGCGGAGCCACCGGAGGACAGCTCGTGCGAGCCGTGCTCCATGACGGCACGGACATGCTGGGGACGGTCCGCCTGGATGAGGCGCTGGGCGGTCCGCTCGTCGCCGGAGAGTGGCGGAAGGTGACGCTCTCCCTCGATGCGATGGGCGCGACCTCTGGCACCTTGCGCGACCTCTACTTCCAGGATGACTCGGGGACGCTCCAGGCGGACCTGTATCTGGATGACATCACCCTCATCCCGCGATGA
- a CDS encoding ribonuclease J yields MLQVIPLGGLGEIGLNSLVIACNGEMLLIDAGLMFPSDGMPGVDIIIPDFSHLKQNAALLKGVLLTHGHEDHLGALPYLLSELAVPIPVYGTRFTLAMARHRLDELGVEADLREIEPREPFPVGSMFKVEASRVTHTVPDAVGFIVRTPEGTLIHTGDFKLDPDPIDGLRTDLERWGEAGDEGVVCLLSDSTNSELTEETGSERVVEQTFERLFRDATGRIVVALFSSNLHRVRHLLALAERLGRKVALQGRSMLRNVEMARQLGYLDVPDSLFVHLDTVPILPAQRVLVLTTGAQGEPRAGLSQLASGDGPLKVGPGDLVVLSSRPIPGNERGVGALIDQLHWRGARVAYAQIEPGVHVSGHASRPQQKRVLELVRPRHFIPVHGEGRHLHRHLATAREAGLEPAQCLLAQDGDIVGFEDGRGRFTGSVPSGRIFKDRFGGGMVTSDTLQERVRLSETGLVAAVVVIQRDTLKLVGGPQLSGQGLSLDEQVLLPRVAQEARTLFEELSVQLRGDDALVREELTRVVRRAFRLYTSKRPLVVPMVVRV; encoded by the coding sequence ATGCTTCAAGTCATTCCCCTCGGCGGCCTGGGAGAAATCGGCCTCAACTCCCTCGTCATCGCCTGCAACGGGGAGATGCTGCTCATCGATGCGGGCTTGATGTTCCCCTCGGACGGGATGCCCGGCGTCGACATCATCATCCCGGACTTCTCCCACCTGAAGCAGAACGCCGCCCTGCTCAAGGGCGTGTTGCTCACCCACGGTCATGAAGACCATCTGGGCGCGCTCCCCTACCTGCTGAGCGAGCTGGCCGTCCCCATCCCCGTCTACGGCACGCGCTTCACGCTCGCCATGGCGCGCCACCGGCTGGACGAGCTGGGCGTGGAAGCGGACCTGCGCGAAATCGAGCCGCGCGAGCCCTTCCCCGTGGGCAGCATGTTCAAGGTCGAAGCCAGCCGCGTGACCCACACCGTGCCCGACGCGGTGGGCTTCATCGTCCGCACGCCCGAAGGCACCCTCATCCACACCGGTGACTTCAAGCTGGACCCGGACCCCATCGACGGACTGCGCACGGACCTGGAGCGCTGGGGAGAGGCGGGCGACGAAGGCGTGGTGTGCCTGCTGTCGGACTCCACCAACTCCGAGCTGACCGAGGAGACGGGCAGCGAGCGCGTGGTGGAGCAGACCTTCGAGCGGCTCTTCCGCGACGCCACCGGCCGCATCGTCGTGGCCCTCTTCTCCTCCAACCTGCACCGCGTGCGGCACCTGTTGGCCCTCGCCGAGCGGCTGGGTCGCAAGGTCGCGCTCCAGGGCCGCAGCATGCTGCGCAACGTGGAGATGGCGCGCCAGCTGGGCTACCTCGACGTGCCCGACTCGCTGTTCGTCCACCTGGACACCGTGCCCATCCTGCCCGCGCAGCGGGTCCTGGTCCTCACCACGGGCGCGCAAGGGGAGCCTCGCGCGGGCCTGTCCCAGCTCGCCTCCGGGGATGGGCCCCTCAAGGTGGGCCCGGGCGACCTCGTCGTGCTCAGCTCCCGCCCCATCCCCGGCAACGAGCGCGGCGTGGGCGCCCTCATCGACCAGCTCCACTGGCGCGGCGCCCGGGTGGCCTACGCGCAGATAGAGCCCGGCGTCCACGTGTCCGGCCACGCCAGCCGCCCGCAGCAGAAGCGCGTGCTGGAGCTGGTTCGCCCCCGCCACTTCATCCCCGTCCACGGCGAGGGCCGCCACCTGCACCGCCACCTGGCCACCGCTCGCGAGGCGGGCCTGGAGCCCGCGCAGTGCCTGCTGGCCCAGGACGGCGACATCGTCGGCTTCGAGGACGGCCGGGGCCGGTTCACCGGCAGCGTGCCCTCCGGCCGCATCTTCAAGGACCGCTTCGGCGGGGGAATGGTGACCTCGGACACACTCCAGGAGCGGGTGCGCCTGTCGGAGACCGGACTGGTGGCCGCCGTGGTCGTCATCCAGCGGGACACCCTGAAGCTGGTGGGGGGGCCCCAGCTCTCCGGCCAGGGGCTGTCGCTGGATGAACAGGTGCTGCTGCCCCGGGTCGCCCAGGAAGCCCGGACCCTCTTCGAGGAGCTGTCCGTCCAGCTCCGGGGCGACGACGCCCTGGTGCGAGAGGAGCTCACCCGGGTGGTCCGCCGTGCGTTCCGGCTGTACACCTCCAAGCGCCCCCTGGTGGTGCCCATGGTCGTCAGGGTGTAG
- a CDS encoding YajQ family cyclic di-GMP-binding protein, producing the protein MPSFDVVSKIDLAELDNAVNQTKKELSTRYDFQGAQADVVVAPDHTTITVKANSEDRVQAAKEVLLAKLAKRNISLHALEYGNIEKTGLHNVKQIIKLQQGIPVEKSKELVKLLKDSKMKVQGSIQADQLRVTGKNRDDLQAAMAMFRKEQDRLKLDMQFTNFRD; encoded by the coding sequence ATGCCTTCGTTCGATGTCGTCTCGAAAATCGACCTCGCCGAGCTCGACAACGCGGTCAACCAGACCAAGAAGGAGCTCAGCACCCGTTATGACTTCCAGGGCGCCCAGGCGGACGTCGTCGTCGCCCCGGACCACACGACCATCACCGTGAAGGCCAACAGCGAGGACCGCGTCCAGGCGGCCAAGGAAGTCCTCCTCGCGAAGCTGGCCAAGCGCAACATCAGCCTGCATGCGCTCGAGTACGGCAACATCGAGAAGACGGGCCTGCACAACGTGAAGCAGATCATCAAGCTCCAGCAGGGCATCCCCGTGGAGAAGTCCAAGGAGCTGGTGAAGCTGCTCAAGGATTCCAAGATGAAGGTGCAGGGCTCCATCCAGGCCGACCAGCTGCGTGTCACGGGCAAGAACCGGGATGACCTTCAGGCCGCCATGGCCATGTTCCGCAAGGAGCAGGACCGGCTGAAGCTCGACATGCAGTTCACCAACTTCCGCGATTGA
- the rimO gene encoding 30S ribosomal protein S12 methylthiotransferase RimO, with translation MTLGCPKNRVDSEVMLGTLKHRGYTLVQEPSEAQVIVVNTCAFIGPAKQESVDSILEMAELKKTGSCSTLVVTGCLSQRYGEELSKEMPEVDHFLGTSAYAQIGDLLAAEASPRQVIPDPDYIHDANTPRVNSMPKYTAYLKVSEGCDNACAFCIIPTLRGGQRSRTIDDIVIEAKRLADSGVQELNLVAQDLTAYGHDLPGKPKLHDLLKALAQVDVRWIRLHYAYPRVFPDELIDVMASEPKIARYLDMPVQHVSDKLLLSMKRGRNSEFLKGLLTKLRERVPGLVMRTSLIVGLPGETEEDFEMLKEFVKTQRFERLGVFQYSDEEGTAAFDLPDKVPQKTIERRWREVMAIQKRINREQNKKLVGKRLEVLVEGPAPETEHLLVGRHQGQAPEIDGLVYINDGLAYPGELVTVEVTEAHDYDLVARVVERPDPKQRQHVARDAHPAPVPVVQMPRPTTRME, from the coding sequence ATGACCCTCGGCTGCCCGAAGAACCGGGTGGACTCCGAGGTGATGCTCGGCACGTTGAAGCACCGTGGCTACACGCTGGTGCAGGAGCCTTCCGAGGCCCAGGTCATCGTCGTCAACACGTGCGCCTTCATCGGCCCGGCCAAGCAGGAGTCCGTGGACTCCATCCTGGAGATGGCCGAGCTGAAGAAGACGGGGAGCTGCAGCACCCTGGTGGTGACGGGGTGTCTGTCCCAGCGCTACGGCGAGGAGCTGTCGAAGGAGATGCCGGAGGTGGACCACTTCCTGGGCACCAGCGCGTACGCCCAGATTGGCGACCTGCTGGCCGCCGAGGCGTCACCGCGTCAGGTGATTCCGGACCCCGACTACATCCACGACGCGAACACGCCGCGCGTCAACTCGATGCCGAAGTACACGGCCTACCTCAAGGTGTCCGAGGGCTGTGACAACGCCTGCGCGTTCTGCATCATCCCCACGCTGCGCGGCGGCCAGCGCTCGCGGACCATCGACGACATCGTCATCGAGGCGAAGCGGCTGGCGGACAGCGGCGTGCAGGAGCTGAACCTCGTCGCGCAGGACCTGACGGCGTACGGGCATGACCTGCCCGGCAAGCCCAAGCTGCACGACCTGCTCAAGGCGCTGGCGCAGGTGGACGTGCGGTGGATTCGCCTGCACTACGCCTACCCGCGCGTGTTCCCGGACGAGCTCATCGACGTCATGGCGTCGGAGCCGAAGATTGCCCGCTACCTGGACATGCCGGTGCAGCACGTCAGCGACAAGCTGCTGCTGTCGATGAAGCGCGGCCGCAACTCGGAGTTCCTCAAGGGACTGCTGACGAAGCTGCGCGAGCGCGTGCCCGGGCTGGTGATGCGCACGTCGCTCATCGTCGGCCTGCCGGGTGAGACGGAAGAGGACTTCGAGATGTTGAAGGAGTTCGTGAAGACGCAGCGCTTCGAGCGCCTGGGCGTCTTCCAGTACTCCGACGAAGAGGGCACGGCGGCGTTCGACCTGCCGGACAAGGTGCCGCAGAAGACCATCGAGCGCCGGTGGCGCGAGGTGATGGCCATCCAGAAGCGCATCAACCGCGAGCAGAACAAGAAGCTCGTCGGCAAGCGGCTGGAGGTGCTGGTGGAAGGCCCCGCTCCCGAGACGGAGCACCTCTTGGTGGGCCGTCACCAGGGCCAGGCGCCGGAAATCGACGGTCTGGTCTACATCAACGACGGCCTGGCGTACCCGGGCGAGCTCGTCACCGTGGAGGTGACGGAGGCGCACGACTACGACCTGGTGGCGCGCGTGGTGGAGCGCCCGGACCCGAAGCAGCGCCAGCACGTGGCTCGCGACGCGCACCCGGCTCCCGTGCCGGTGGTGCAGATGCCTCGGCCCACGACGCGGATGGAGTAG